GTTGTACCTTGTACTCATGGCGCCCCATCGCTGGGCGCCATGAGTGTGTCATTTGACTCTTCCCAGGGCACAAACCCCCCTTTCTTTTTTCCTCTGGTTAAGGCAACCTTCCGTTGAATCGATGGCATACGGGGGTCCTTCGACCTTTTTCTTCGATCTTTCTTCTCCGGAGAGTACGGCTCACCACTTGCTACAGATGTGTTCTGCCTCGGGCTTGTACAAACGTATGGTTGCCCTCTTCGCTTTGTGCTCGATAATAGATTAAGCACATCCCACAATGCATTAAATACTAATTGGCAACAGAGTTCATGGTAAGACACGGACATATGTCAGAATAGGGCAAGCTTGTCTTTTTCAGCTTCATGTGTCGTACTGTTGGGAGTATTTACTGTCATAAAAAAGGCCAGATGATCTTTGACTGGAAAATGACCATGAGTGGCATCATTCTCCTTCATCATCGTCCCATTTTGTGCAGATGAAGATGATTCAAATATAAGGAAATATATtgcaagaaaatattttaaacgttataaataataaaatatgcaaACTATGCGTCACAAAAACATTCGACAATACTCAGATTAGTGCAAGAAGAAATCATGTTCCTCCATGCTTCTTCTACATGAACAAAAGAACACAATCTTCTGTTCCAAGAAAACATATTTGAAATTGAAGACGCTTTGTGCCTCGAAATCTGGAACAAaatcaatatattgtgacaaaagCAATTTTAAAGAGAAACCTGCAATTTCACATTGCAAAGTGAAATGCTAATGATTTGTTTTTGAAGAAGATCATCTTCACAATTTGCCCAAATGTTCTTAATGTACGATACCTGATTCTATATTTGCTAAAATCAACTCTGTCAAAGATTAATTATCACTGCCTTCGAATTCCCACCTAAAAATTCACCTGCGAAGAGAGAGAAGCTTTTAAGTTCCAATGTAAGGACCAGCAAACAAGTCCTGTGGACATGTTAAATAAGCGTGAACTTTGGTATATGCATGCTGCTGCCTCACGAATCATAGTAAAAGGAAaccaattgtgtaataaaaacacAAAATTCAGATGAACTAACTGTGATTATTTGTCTATCATGCACATGAGAGACCATCTAACAGATGATTAGATGAGACGAGATAGGTTAAGAAACTGAGAAAACTAGACAAGTACTTTTTTCCTTGAAGCATGCTACTAGGATATTTAGATAGAGAGAGTAGATTTCCATTAAAAATAAGTATTATCAAACCAACTTTCTGAACCCTGTTGTCACTAACGAAAGATCAAATGATTGCTCAATGTAGTGTTAACAGGATCATTTGCCTAGTTTGCAATGTAATCAGAAATAAGAAAGTACCAGATGAGCTGGACATAAGCTACAAAGTTAAGCAATGATATCAAAAGTAACATTGTTCCAAGAGAGAGTAGCAGAATAGTTCTGCATGTTCCATGACTCTGCAATGAGTTAGCAATAACATTAAGAAATTTTTCCTATCAGATCTGATACTTTTTACTAGGAAGCTTCAAAAGTATTCATCTGGTAGAATAATATGCTGACAAGGCAATTGGACAAAATAATGCAACAATATCCAAACTTAATAGGACTTCGTTACCTGGACAGATCATTTTACTTCAAAGTACTCGTGTTGATCTGGAACTCGTAAGTACTGGTGTTGACCTTGCATCCAAAAGTATATATTTCTATAAATAGAATGATCAGATACTAGAACACATTTACCACTTCCACTAATGTAGCAATCAGGCactaataaaaaaaaatggaAGCATGTCAAACAGATTGGAATGCACAACTATGAAAGGGAGTTCCCTCTAATGGTCCCTCTCAACATGCTCCACCAGCGCTACCGGATCTCTAAATCCCTTGCTACATTTTGGGCAAACATCAATCGTCACTCTATTGCCACCTGCTCGAGAACTTTGCTGATGAGATCTCTCCACATGTTCAATTAAAGCAGAAACAGTTGAAAACCTTGCTCGGCATTGAACACACTGTTCCACAAGCTCACCACCACTGCTGCTTTCTGCAGTTCCACTTTTTGCCTTCTGTAAAGCTTGTGTGGTCACATTATTCACCTTCATCATGCCTGATTCGGCCGAGGCACGGATATTGGACACTGCCTTCATCAAGCTTGAACCCCACCATGAGGAACTATTTGAACTTCTATCTTGCAGTGACTTCCCCTTTTGGTTCTTATTAAACATACCTCCGAATGAGAAACCAGAATCTGGTTTCCTTGGCCCAGGACATTTGTGATCAGGCCCAAATCTATGCTTCAAACAGTGTTCTTCAGTACAATCCCTGCATCTGACCGAGTTAGATAAACTCAGTACTTCTTTGCAACCAGGGACAGGACATCGTCTTTTCTTGGTTGCTCTTTGGTAGTTTGAAGGGTCGCAGTCAGTATTAACATGTGAGTCCCAAGTTATGTTTGGGTCTTCACCAAGGACCAGACGAACTCCTTTGGCACATAGTGGGCATATTAAGACTGTCACATCATTCTGATTGGCGTTAGGgcattgatgattgaaataacccCTATGTTGCAGACAAAAAACCTGGCAATATTATAACATTGTCATAAAAACTCTGATACAAGACGGAAAAGAAACGAAAAAGAAAAGCACAAATATCAAATCGCCATGCTGAGACTGTAAGTTAAGTAAACATATAATAAGCAACAAATGGgcaaagaaaaatgaaaattcATTTTCTGAGATAGTTGTTTATTTGAATTTACTTGACATTCTTCATAGAATTTAATTGTACACATATAGCATGAGCATAGTTGGACTCCAAACTTTCTATAGCCTCCCCATTAGAAGATATTATTTCTACGATAAGTGTGAGGCATTATTAAAATGTTTACACTATCACTTAACTAGGATGAAAGTAGTACAATTGAAAGGAGAAGATTATTGTATGACTCAAGGAATGCAATTTCGGGTACCGGAGCCATGTTGATCCATGGCCTAACCAGAATAGGTCCAAGCCAATCTACATTGTATGCCTAAACATACTTGTGGTATCAAGTTCTATAGGGGGTGGGTgggaagagaagaggaggaagagaaggcggtggaggaagaggaagaggaagagaagtcgCATGAGGAAGattcggaggaggaagaggaggaagtgtACCCAAAAAGAGTTCAGCGATGCATGACGGACGAGGGTGGATAGGTGGCAATGGATCGCAAAGGGCAAGATGCTCTATGCGTCAAGATGGAGAAGAAGGCTCACAATTTCATGATCCCTAATTGAATCGGCAGGTTTATATTTTAAAGATATGTTATTTTTAGTTGGACCAAATCAGACCGCCCGAAATGCAGATGGTCTTGCTCAGATCGATAAATACCGATCACCACAAATTGATCCAAGTAAAATTGCAAACTATGGAATGATTACTATTCCATCATGAGCCCACCGacaagtttaaactttaaagatatatatttttaaattggaTCTGACCAGATCGTCCAAAATGGGGATAGTTTATGCAATAGTTCATGCTCGGATCAAGTAAATACTGGTCCTAGGACGGACCGATCCCAACGAAATAGCAAACCATGGAATGACCATTATCCAACAAACTACAAATAGGTTATTACTAAGGTACAAGAATGGGAAATTGATTATCCAAACCTTAGGCATAATCAAGTTATTCCCTATTGTTTGCTACTTTGTAGAACAATAAATGATGTGCACTATCAACCATATTTGAGAAAGCACTAGAACAATCATTTTGGAAGAAGTCAACAAGATGACCTAAGgacacaagaaagaaaaagaaaagttttaCATGTAGCTTATTGCTgtagtataaaatataaataacaaaATCAGGTTGCCAAAGTGGACAAAACTCCAACCAATGGGGTAACTAGTAGAGGTTTTACAGTCTTCtctacagcaacaacaacaacaaaaagacATAAAATAGAATAAAACAAAGCCATTTTTAGTCTTATCTGTGCGAATATGACTATTTTGTTACTCAAACTTTGATAGCATAAACCACAAAGGAACGACCTTAACATGATGCCAAGGATTAATCTTATAGACTTATACATAACTAAAAGGGTCATAAAGATCTTGCATTGTTGACAAACAAGGAACCTTATGGTTTATAAGCATGCATGCCACATTTTGTTATTTAACTTCAAACTAGAGAGTGCATCAGATGACTGTGCTGTG
This DNA window, taken from Musa acuminata AAA Group cultivar baxijiao chromosome BXJ3-7, Cavendish_Baxijiao_AAA, whole genome shotgun sequence, encodes the following:
- the LOC135642610 gene encoding zinc finger AN1 and C2H2 domain-containing stress-associated protein 16-like; translated protein: MGTPEFPHLGKHCSVGDCRQIDFLPFTCDRCNQVFCLQHRGYFNHQCPNANQNDVTVLICPLCAKGVRLVLGEDPNITWDSHVNTDCDPSNYQRATKKRRCPVPGCKEVLSLSNSVRCRDCTEEHCLKHRFGPDHKCPGPRKPDSGFSFGGMFNKNQKGKSLQDRSSNSSSWWGSSLMKAVSNIRASAESGMMKVNNVTTQALQKAKSGTAESSSGGELVEQCVQCRARFSTVSALIEHVERSHQQSSRAGGNRVTIDVCPKCSKGFRDPVALVEHVERDH